The stretch of DNA CTGAAGTAAAAAAATGGGAAGCAGCAGACCCTAAAACTCCTGTTCAACCCGCATTACACTTAATTATCGTTACTGCCCAGGGTCAACCTGGAAAACAGAATCGTTATAGCTTAAGGATGCCGTACAAGATGATTGATAGCACATTATCAATTGCAAAGAAACGTAACGCTATTGTTTTCCTGGATATTCAGGTAGGTCATAGCACACTGAAAGATGAAATTCCATTATTGGAGCCTTACTTAAAATTACCTAATGTTCACTTAGGTATTGATGCTGAGTTTTCGATGAAAGATGGTTCTGTACCAGGCAAGAAAATTGGAACTTTTGATGCAGCTGATATCAACTATGCAACTGAGTACTTACAAGGATTGGTTAAAGCTAACAATATTCCTCCAAAATTATTGATCGTACATCGTTTTACTCAACGAATGATCACGAACTCAAAAGATATTAAATTAAGACGCGAAGTTCAGGTGGTAATGCACATGGATGGTTGGGGACCTTCTTCGTTGAAAAGAGATACCTACAGAAGATATATTTACAAAGAGCCTGTACAGTATACTGGTTTCAAGTTGTTCTTCAAAAATGATATTAAATGTGGTAAACCAATAATGACACCATCACAAGTGTTAACTATTTATCCACAGCCGCTTTATATTCAATATCAATAATAGTCCAAATCTGAATGAGAGCTATAACTGCTAAAACTCTTTTCAGTTAGATATGAACTTTTGCCGCTTTCAGCGGGACTTACTTTTTTCTTTAGTAAAAAAGTAAGCAAAAAATCTATCGCTTCGTACAGTTCTACAGCAGTTGGTGAGTTAACTTAATTGACGCGCCCGAACTGTACAAGGCGATTTTTCGCATTGATGTTATTTCTAAACATGCAATCGTGCCCTATTGAATTCAATCGAATAATCTTTGTAAGTAAACATTCAAAACGTTTTTCTTAAATTTCAGCAAATTTAAAGCTGATGAGCAAAAAACTATACTTACTTTTTTTTCTCCCTCTCTTCTCTTTTTCTTCCTTTTCTCAGTCTAAAATCAAATTTGACCTTGTTTTAAAGAACGGCCGCATTGTTGATGGGAGCGGCAATACGTGGTTTAGAGGTGATGTGGGTATAAACAAAGGAAAAATAGTTGAGGTTGGTAATCTAAAGTCTGTTAACTATCATAAAACGATTGATGTTCAGGATTTGATTATTGCTCCCGGCTTTATCGATATCCACACTCATATTGAAGACGACGAAAAAAAAACACCTACTGCCGACAATTTCATATATGATGGGGTTACATCTGTTATCACAGGTAACTGTGGCAGCTCCAACATTGATATAAAAGCTTACTTGTCATTTATTACAACATTAAGAACCTCCATAAACATCGGAACCTTTATTGCGCAAGGAAGTGTTCGTTCAGCAATCATGGATGATTCGAACCAAGCTCCTACTGTTGAACAACAAAAAGCAATGGAAAAGTTGGTGGAACGTGGAATGAAAGATGGTGCCATGGGACTATCAACCGGACTTATCTATGTACCTGGCACTTACTCAACCACCGAAGAAATTATTGGATTGGCTAAAGTTGCACAGCGTTATGGAGGTATTTATGTTACCCACATGCGTAGTGAAACTGCGAAGATATTTGAAGCGATTGATGAAGCGATAAATATTGGTAAGTCTGCCAATATTCCTGTAGAGATATCACACCTTAAAATTGGCCGTCCAAATCTTAATCGTTCAGCCGAAGCACTACAACTAATCGCCAAGGCCCGTAGTGAAGGTTATGATGTTACTTGTGATCAATATCCATACACAGCAAGTAGTACTTCTTTGCGTGCATTGATTCCTACTTGGGCACTAACAACCAAAGATAGCACCTATCATGAGAGGCTAACAGATACGGTCTGCCGAAGAAAGATCGTAAATGAGATGCTAGCTGATGCTGCCAAACGAGGCAATAAAGATTTTTCTTATGCTGTAGTCGCTTTTTTTAATGCCGACACATCTTTAAATGGCAAAAGCATTACTCAGATTAATAAACAATACGGCAGGCCCCAAACACTCGAAGCTGAAATAAATACGATGCTGGATATGGTTGATCGTAGTTGGGTACAAATGGTTTTTCATGGTATGAACGAATCTGATATTGAGATTATCATGAAGTATCCGTTTACCATGTTTGCAAGTGATGGAAGTATCCGTGAGTTCGGCAAAGGAATGCCTCATCCAAGAAGCTATGGAACCAATGCCAGAGTATTGGGAAGATATGTTCGGGAGAACCAATACATTACATTGGAAGATGCGATAAGAAGAATGACATCCGCGCCAGCACAACGGTTTGGCCTTAAAAACAAGGGCTCAATTAGAGTTGGCATGGATGCAGATATTGTAGTTTTTGATGATAAAACGGTAATCGACCAGTCTACTTACGATCAACCACATGCTTATTCAACTGGTTTTTCGTATGTGATCGTAAATGGCGCTTTAACGCTTTCAAGTGGAAAACATACTGGAGTAAGAAATGGAAAAGTTCTTTACGGGCCAGGATTAGGACGATAACCTATAGATTCACTATAAAAAATAAGGGTTAAGAAAAATCTTAACCCTTATTTTTTAGTTCTTTTTGGTGGTTTCAGATGCTACTTTTATCACTGAATAAGCAAACAATAGGATTAATCCCATGAGTAAAACTGTGCTTATCAGGATCAGCATATTTGCCCCTGGCAATCCTAAATATTTCAAAAACGACCCGGTTATTAGAGAGAGCAAACAAGCTAATGCTGGAAAAAGTAAAGCATGTTTCATGTTTTTGGTTTTAACTGGTTTAAGATTCCAATTAAGAAATAAAAACAATCAAAAGCAATAGTCAGCAAAACTTTTTTTCAGTTTTTTAACCCTGAATAAAATTTATCTCTTAGCCTTTGAGCTTACTGCAGCAGGTTTTCGGGCTGATTTTTTAGCAGCTTTTTTCTTTACTCGGGTAAATAATCTTAATACCACGAAGATTACACCAAATACAAATAGAAATACCAGGCAAATTCCCCACAATCCGAAGATCAAATTACCGGGGAATCCCATAAAAAGTAACAACAAACTCAACAGCACCATTCCGGCAACTGTTAAAATTGCTGTTTTCTGAATACTCATTGTCATTCTCCAGATTATTTACCGTCTTGTTTCGAAAACACCTTTTTCAACAAATCTGTTGTTCGGTTAATTGGGTCTTTGCGAATTGCCAACTCTTCCTGCTCTACTTTATAAAACAGTCCGTCCATGGCTTTATTAGTTACA from Solitalea canadensis DSM 3403 encodes:
- a CDS encoding N-acyl-D-amino-acid deacylase family protein gives rise to the protein MSKKLYLLFFLPLFSFSSFSQSKIKFDLVLKNGRIVDGSGNTWFRGDVGINKGKIVEVGNLKSVNYHKTIDVQDLIIAPGFIDIHTHIEDDEKKTPTADNFIYDGVTSVITGNCGSSNIDIKAYLSFITTLRTSINIGTFIAQGSVRSAIMDDSNQAPTVEQQKAMEKLVERGMKDGAMGLSTGLIYVPGTYSTTEEIIGLAKVAQRYGGIYVTHMRSETAKIFEAIDEAINIGKSANIPVEISHLKIGRPNLNRSAEALQLIAKARSEGYDVTCDQYPYTASSTSLRALIPTWALTTKDSTYHERLTDTVCRRKIVNEMLADAAKRGNKDFSYAVVAFFNADTSLNGKSITQINKQYGRPQTLEAEINTMLDMVDRSWVQMVFHGMNESDIEIIMKYPFTMFASDGSIREFGKGMPHPRSYGTNARVLGRYVRENQYITLEDAIRRMTSAPAQRFGLKNKGSIRVGMDADIVVFDDKTVIDQSTYDQPHAYSTGFSYVIVNGALTLSSGKHTGVRNGKVLYGPGLGR